The Mycolicibacterium smegmatis genome has a window encoding:
- a CDS encoding LysR family transcriptional regulator: MEIDFTRLRYFVAVAEELHFKRAADRLMITPPPLSKQIKLLEKELGGQLFERNYHEVRLTPLGEKLLGPARDILARVEDLKATASRITQGVAPVRVGATAYAPSDFLARLEKAVAGLAAPTQFSVPGSAAEVTAKLVSGHLDIGLIHLPSADKRLRHRVVARYQGAIAVRFDDPLAAKDVVAIEELRDREVVIDFARPNPVVLAGLTRGLNAKGVTKIVRAINQLGGELEMATQVFNRHLVAMVTYAPESMIGRIFSPPEFKLIPIDEATWAPAQIALAWAPDRLSDRRSERVLRPAEIEALVDELERAVARPAGGA; this comes from the coding sequence ATGGAGATCGACTTCACCCGACTCAGGTATTTCGTCGCGGTCGCCGAAGAGCTGCACTTCAAACGTGCGGCCGACCGGCTGATGATCACGCCTCCGCCGCTGTCCAAGCAGATCAAGCTGCTGGAGAAGGAACTCGGCGGTCAGCTGTTCGAGCGCAACTACCACGAGGTGCGCCTGACCCCGCTCGGCGAGAAGCTGCTGGGGCCCGCACGCGACATCCTGGCCCGCGTCGAGGACCTGAAGGCGACCGCGTCGCGCATCACCCAGGGGGTGGCGCCGGTACGGGTCGGCGCCACGGCGTACGCACCGTCGGATTTCCTGGCGCGGCTGGAGAAGGCGGTCGCGGGCCTGGCGGCGCCGACGCAGTTCAGCGTCCCCGGGTCGGCCGCCGAGGTCACCGCCAAGCTGGTGTCGGGACACCTCGACATCGGGCTGATCCATCTGCCGTCGGCGGACAAGCGGCTGCGCCACCGGGTGGTGGCCCGGTATCAGGGCGCGATCGCGGTGCGGTTCGACGATCCGCTGGCCGCCAAGGACGTCGTCGCGATCGAGGAACTGCGCGACCGCGAGGTCGTGATCGATTTCGCGCGGCCCAACCCGGTGGTGCTCGCGGGCCTCACGCGCGGTCTCAACGCCAAGGGCGTCACGAAGATCGTGCGCGCCATCAACCAGCTCGGCGGCGAGCTGGAGATGGCGACCCAGGTGTTCAACCGGCACCTGGTCGCAATGGTCACCTACGCACCGGAATCGATGATCGGCCGGATCTTCTCGCCTCCGGAGTTCAAGCTGATCCCCATCGACGAGGCGACCTGGGCGCCTGCGCAGATCGCGCTGGCGTGGGCGCCGGACCGGTTGTCGGACCGGCGTTCCGAGCGCGTCCTGCGCCCGGCGGAGATCGAGGCGCTGGTCGATGAGCTCGAACGCGCCGTGGCGCGTCCGGCCGGCGGCGCATAA
- a CDS encoding helix-turn-helix transcriptional regulator: protein MSSNAPWRVRPAAHNWRVLCGRDRELSELGEHVAAAEHTARLVVLTGEPGIGKTALLRDLTQRHGAWWALGASWETDLPGGVLAQLMQDDVPDDPLDGAAHLVDHVRAAGVRLLLVDDAHHADVESLQALSTLVRHQRDLPVLVVLATQSVDALPIPLAADDVVELTGLPVAAVVELARLRGITIHPTLADRLTRHAGGNPRDVLALFDEVPASAWARLDSSLPAPRHVVERVATQLDSCGPAGRALVQALAVLGATGGGDATDATDTVTLAEAADLAGLSGPSEPLAALDEAVDAGLVTHVVHFEPRLTDGLTGPAVLTLLGARATAEAHRRAAEVITDPRRRLRHRVAAAAAPDEALAGEVDALARASGADGAWALAATLFHDASRLTSDPLLRDERLTRSVDALVAAGDCGAAAQLIPVVESLRETPLRNAVLAYLAILRGRATEAEVRLRRAWDIVNAERDPETAALIAQRYVLHSLVRGRGTELVRWADTALRLADRESPTAVESAAVRGLGLAAAGRAEQATAAYDELAERITHGAQAQRVTLGRGWLQLIRDDVDGARSNLESAIATANLGGSSRITLWAMAWLARAHFVSGDWDAALATVVSGRDLAASSGITITTPLLEWIAAQISALRGDWETAHAAVQAADRVTQDYEMMRIPTILARAQVAEAEADYPKVRRVLEPLAALAARAPGTVLTEPGYWPWPDVLANALVIDGALDEADEFLRPHEEVARERGHRSAMARLGYARGRLLGARGELSAARARFEESLALLDGLPLRYDRARVNFAYGQTLRRAGKRRDADAVIATARDLYLSLGAHTYVARCDRELKAGGLHQLRGSRDSVELTPQEDAVTALVAQGLSNREVAAELYVSPKTVQYHLTRVYAKLGVRSRAELAALRR, encoded by the coding sequence ATGAGCTCGAACGCGCCGTGGCGCGTCCGGCCGGCGGCGCATAATTGGCGCGTGCTGTGCGGACGAGATCGTGAACTCAGCGAACTCGGTGAGCACGTCGCCGCGGCCGAACACACCGCCCGTCTGGTGGTGCTGACCGGCGAACCCGGTATCGGCAAGACCGCCCTGCTGCGCGACCTGACGCAGCGGCACGGTGCGTGGTGGGCACTCGGCGCTTCGTGGGAGACCGACCTGCCCGGCGGTGTGCTGGCGCAGCTGATGCAGGACGACGTGCCCGACGACCCGCTCGACGGCGCTGCGCATCTGGTCGACCACGTGCGCGCGGCGGGTGTGCGCCTGCTGCTCGTCGACGACGCGCATCACGCCGATGTCGAGTCTCTGCAGGCACTTTCGACACTCGTGCGGCATCAGCGCGACCTGCCGGTGCTGGTGGTGCTCGCGACGCAGTCGGTGGATGCGCTGCCGATCCCGCTCGCGGCCGACGACGTGGTCGAGTTGACCGGTCTCCCGGTGGCCGCCGTGGTGGAGTTGGCGCGCCTGCGGGGCATCACCATCCACCCGACCCTGGCCGACCGCCTGACCCGTCACGCCGGCGGCAATCCGCGCGACGTGCTGGCGTTGTTCGACGAGGTGCCCGCCTCGGCGTGGGCACGGCTCGACTCGTCGCTGCCCGCACCGCGCCACGTCGTCGAACGTGTCGCGACACAACTCGACTCCTGCGGGCCTGCGGGCCGTGCACTGGTGCAGGCGCTCGCGGTGCTCGGCGCCACCGGCGGTGGCGATGCCACGGACGCCACCGACACCGTCACGCTTGCCGAGGCCGCGGACCTGGCCGGGCTGAGCGGACCGAGCGAACCACTCGCGGCGCTCGACGAAGCCGTGGACGCCGGACTGGTCACGCATGTGGTGCATTTCGAGCCCCGGCTGACCGACGGGCTGACCGGGCCTGCTGTGCTGACTCTGCTGGGGGCCCGCGCGACTGCCGAGGCGCACCGGCGCGCGGCCGAGGTGATCACCGATCCGCGGCGCCGGCTTCGCCATCGTGTCGCGGCCGCGGCGGCGCCCGACGAGGCGCTGGCCGGTGAGGTCGACGCCCTCGCGCGGGCCAGCGGTGCCGACGGCGCGTGGGCACTGGCCGCGACGTTGTTCCACGATGCGAGCAGGCTGACGTCGGATCCGCTGCTGCGCGACGAACGGCTCACCCGTTCGGTCGACGCGCTCGTGGCCGCCGGTGACTGCGGCGCCGCCGCGCAGCTGATCCCGGTTGTCGAGAGTCTGCGTGAGACACCTTTGCGCAACGCGGTTCTCGCGTACCTGGCGATCCTGCGCGGCCGGGCCACCGAGGCCGAGGTGCGGCTGCGCCGGGCCTGGGACATCGTCAACGCCGAACGCGATCCCGAAACCGCGGCGCTGATCGCGCAACGCTACGTGCTGCACTCACTGGTGCGTGGCCGCGGCACCGAACTGGTCCGCTGGGCCGATACCGCACTGCGCCTCGCCGACCGCGAATCCCCCACCGCGGTCGAGTCGGCCGCGGTGCGCGGGCTCGGCCTGGCCGCCGCGGGCCGCGCGGAGCAGGCGACCGCCGCGTACGACGAACTGGCAGAACGGATCACCCACGGTGCGCAGGCCCAACGCGTGACCCTGGGGCGCGGCTGGCTGCAACTGATCCGCGATGACGTCGACGGCGCACGCAGCAACCTCGAAAGTGCCATCGCCACGGCCAATCTGGGCGGATCGAGCCGGATCACGCTGTGGGCCATGGCGTGGCTCGCACGCGCGCACTTCGTCAGTGGCGACTGGGACGCCGCGTTGGCCACCGTCGTGTCGGGACGCGATCTCGCCGCCTCCAGCGGGATCACCATCACCACACCGTTGCTGGAATGGATTGCGGCGCAGATCAGTGCGCTGCGCGGTGACTGGGAAACCGCGCACGCGGCGGTGCAGGCGGCCGACCGGGTCACCCAGGACTACGAGATGATGCGGATCCCGACGATCCTCGCCCGCGCGCAGGTCGCCGAGGCCGAGGCGGACTACCCGAAGGTGCGCCGCGTGCTGGAACCACTTGCGGCCCTGGCCGCCAGGGCGCCGGGCACCGTGCTCACCGAACCGGGTTACTGGCCGTGGCCCGACGTGCTGGCCAACGCGCTGGTGATCGACGGCGCTCTGGACGAGGCCGACGAATTCCTGCGTCCCCACGAGGAGGTGGCGCGTGAACGCGGTCACCGCTCGGCGATGGCCCGGCTGGGCTACGCGCGCGGGCGACTGCTCGGCGCACGGGGCGAACTGTCCGCAGCGCGTGCCCGGTTCGAGGAGTCGCTGGCGCTGCTCGACGGTCTGCCGCTGCGCTATGACCGGGCCCGGGTCAATTTCGCCTACGGACAGACGCTGCGACGCGCCGGTAAACGGCGCGACGCCGACGCCGTGATCGCCACGGCCCGTGATCTGTACCTGTCGCTCGGGGCCCACACGTACGTCGCACGCTGTGACCGCGAACTCAAGGCCGGCGGTTTGCACCAGCTGCGGGGATCACGCGACAGCGTCGAGTTGACCCCGCAGGAGGACGCCGTCACCGCCCTCGTCGCGCAGGGATTGTCCAACCGCGAGGTTGCCGCCGAGCTGTACGTATCCCCCAAGACGGTCCAGTACCACCTGACGCGGGTGTACGCGAAGCTCGGTGTCCGTTCGCGCGCCGAGTTGGCTGCGCTGCGGCGATGA